Proteins encoded by one window of Candidatus Mesenet endosymbiont of Phosphuga atrata:
- a CDS encoding tyrosine recombinase, with protein MKDKFYLESFLEALVAEKYVTQNTLDAYRLDLLGLIDFLSAKNINLVRASTENLRAYISFLRKQGYKISSVQRKISSIKHFYRFLCSDEVIDYNPTIKLIVPKSHRPLPKYLSIDEVNKLLTSNYEARLNVIVNVLYSSGMRISELISIKLDETLAAISNGEKCSYIIIKGKGEKERLVLLNETAINSINKYLTIRAKFITNNQESKWLFPGDKFDNPITRQRIGQLLKDLARKCAIDEKKVSPHVIRHSFATHLLNNGADIIFIQKMLGHSSISTTQIYTHVANEKLKNILLKLHPLAKEKPI; from the coding sequence ATGAAAGATAAATTTTATTTAGAGTCTTTTTTAGAGGCATTAGTTGCGGAAAAATACGTAACACAAAACACGTTAGATGCTTATAGGCTGGACTTGCTGGGATTAATTGATTTTTTATCCGCAAAGAATATTAATTTAGTACGAGCAAGTACAGAAAATTTACGTGCCTATATAAGTTTTTTGCGTAAACAGGGTTATAAAATTAGCTCAGTACAGAGGAAAATATCATCTATTAAGCATTTCTATCGTTTCTTATGTAGTGATGAAGTAATAGATTATAACCCAACAATTAAGCTTATCGTACCTAAATCACATCGGCCATTACCGAAATATCTAAGCATAGATGAAGTAAACAAATTGCTGACTTCAAATTATGAAGCAAGATTAAACGTAATTGTGAATGTTCTTTACTCTTCTGGAATGAGGATTTCTGAACTGATAAGTATTAAGCTTGATGAGACTTTAGCAGCAATTAGTAATGGCGAAAAGTGCAGTTACATTATAATAAAAGGAAAAGGAGAGAAAGAAAGGTTAGTTTTATTGAACGAAACAGCAATTAACAGCATTAATAAATATCTCACTATTCGAGCAAAATTTATCACAAATAATCAAGAATCAAAGTGGTTATTTCCCGGAGATAAGTTTGACAATCCAATCACTAGACAACGCATAGGCCAGCTACTTAAAGACTTAGCAAGAAAATGTGCTATAGATGAGAAAAAAGTCTCCCCACACGTTATTAGGCATTCCTTTGCCACTCACTTACTTAATAATGGCGCTGATATTATTTTTATTCAAAAAATGCTAGGGCACAGCAGCATATCTACCACACAAATATACACTCATGTTGCTAATGAAAAACTTAAAAATATCTTACTTAAGTTACATCCACTGGCTAAAGAAAAGCCAATATAA
- a CDS encoding AAA family ATPase, with the protein MISKNLEFSLYRALTIACDLKHQYAKLEHLLLALTEDIDVKKILYKCNVEISELRNNIVNFLQHEDRMVVEYDLATIKPDFAFQRVIHRAIIHAHGLGKREVDGTNVLVEVLSECHLLKANFLHEYNLDLSDIINTASSILHCNEESGVDYFDQKQSTTTEDNALLKDDESLQAYCVNLNHQAKDEKIDSVIGRTYELNRTIEILLRHKKSNPIYVGDPGVGKTAIVEGLVLKIIKGDVPDPLRFSTVYSLDIGCLLAGTRYRGDFEERVKSVIKAIEVRPNAILFIDEIHTIIGAGSTSGGFLDASNLLKPALARGTLRCIGATTYKEYNNSFEKDRALARRFQKIDIKASPILETIKILHGIKPHYEAYHGVYYTNQAIKLAAELSSRYISDRVLPDKAVDVIDEAGAYCKLLNTRRRMVTAKDIENVITKISGVPCNQLTFNDQKKIKSLEKKLKNLVFGQDEAIDCLINSIKIAKSGLGNENKPLASYLFAGPTGVGKTELAKQLAENTGMKFIRFDMSEYMEPHTVSRIIGSPPGYVGYDNGGLLTDAVAKNQHSVLLLDEIEKAHYSIYNILLQMMDYGCVTDTYGRKVNFCNVILIMTTNAGTFELSKNSVGFDRDKNFNIDSSKKAMERVFTPEFRNRLDAVVSFSHLKPEIITCIIDKFISQLKVQLMKKRIKCEIDDEARHYLARIGYNEELGARPIERVITKEIKEQIADEILSGRLSKGKKLNIVMNDKQSAVAFKISD; encoded by the coding sequence GTGATATCTAAAAATCTCGAATTTAGCTTATATAGAGCATTAACTATTGCTTGTGATTTAAAACATCAATACGCTAAACTTGAACATTTGTTACTTGCTCTTACAGAAGATATAGATGTTAAGAAAATCTTATATAAGTGTAATGTTGAAATAAGTGAGCTAAGAAATAATATTGTGAATTTTCTCCAGCATGAAGACAGAATGGTAGTTGAATATGACTTAGCTACTATTAAACCTGATTTTGCATTTCAACGTGTAATACATAGGGCTATTATACATGCTCATGGTTTGGGAAAAAGGGAAGTTGATGGTACTAACGTGCTTGTTGAGGTGCTTTCTGAGTGCCATTTGCTAAAAGCAAATTTTCTACATGAATATAATTTAGACCTAAGTGATATTATTAATACCGCATCTAGTATATTACATTGTAATGAAGAATCTGGTGTCGATTATTTTGATCAAAAACAATCTACTACTACTGAAGATAATGCGCTACTTAAAGATGACGAAAGCCTGCAAGCCTATTGCGTCAATCTGAATCATCAAGCAAAAGATGAAAAAATAGATAGTGTAATTGGGCGCACATATGAGCTTAATAGAACTATTGAAATTTTGCTAAGACATAAAAAAAGTAATCCTATATACGTGGGTGATCCTGGTGTTGGCAAAACCGCTATTGTTGAAGGCTTAGTTTTAAAAATAATTAAAGGTGATGTTCCAGATCCTCTAAGATTTAGTACAGTTTATTCTCTTGATATAGGATGTCTGCTTGCAGGAACACGCTATCGTGGGGATTTTGAAGAGCGTGTTAAGTCTGTAATAAAAGCAATCGAAGTAAGGCCAAATGCTATACTTTTTATTGATGAGATACATACAATAATTGGTGCTGGTTCAACAAGTGGTGGATTTCTCGATGCTAGTAATTTACTTAAACCAGCTTTAGCTCGTGGTACATTACGCTGCATAGGAGCGACTACTTATAAAGAATATAATAATAGTTTTGAGAAGGATCGAGCACTTGCCAGGAGATTTCAAAAAATAGATATTAAAGCATCTCCTATTCTAGAAACAATAAAGATATTACATGGTATTAAGCCTCATTATGAAGCTTATCATGGTGTATATTATACCAATCAGGCAATAAAATTAGCTGCTGAGTTATCAAGTAGATATATCTCTGATAGAGTGTTGCCAGACAAAGCTGTGGATGTCATTGATGAAGCTGGTGCATATTGTAAATTACTAAATACTCGGAGAAGGATGGTAACTGCAAAAGACATTGAGAATGTTATAACGAAGATCTCTGGTGTGCCATGCAACCAACTAACATTTAATGATCAGAAAAAAATTAAGTCCTTAGAAAAAAAATTAAAAAATCTTGTCTTTGGTCAAGATGAGGCAATTGATTGTCTTATTAATTCCATTAAAATAGCAAAGTCAGGTCTTGGTAATGAAAATAAACCATTGGCAAGCTATTTATTTGCTGGACCAACAGGAGTTGGAAAAACTGAACTTGCTAAACAATTAGCAGAAAATACAGGCATGAAGTTCATACGTTTTGATATGTCTGAATATATGGAGCCTCACACTGTATCAAGGATTATAGGATCTCCACCTGGATATGTAGGATACGATAACGGAGGACTTCTTACCGATGCTGTTGCTAAAAATCAGCATAGCGTGCTACTGCTTGATGAGATAGAAAAAGCCCATTATAGCATATATAATATACTGCTACAGATGATGGATTACGGTTGTGTTACTGATACTTATGGACGTAAAGTTAATTTCTGTAATGTAATTTTAATCATGACAACAAATGCTGGAACTTTCGAATTAAGCAAGAATTCTGTTGGTTTTGATAGGGATAAAAATTTTAATATTGATTCCAGTAAGAAAGCTATGGAAAGGGTATTTACTCCTGAGTTTCGTAATCGTTTAGATGCTGTTGTATCATTTTCCCACTTAAAGCCTGAAATTATTACCTGCATAATAGATAAGTTTATTTCACAACTTAAGGTTCAACTTATGAAAAAAAGAATTAAATGTGAAATTGATGATGAAGCAAGGCATTATCTAGCAAGAATTGGCTATAATGAAGAGTTAGGAGCTCGTCCAATAGAAAGAGTAATAACCAAGGAGATAAAGGAGCAAATTGCAGATGAAATATTATCTGGGAGATTATCAAAAGGGAAAAAGTTAAATATTGTTATGAATGATAAACAAAGTGCCGTTGCATTTAAGATAAGCGATTAA
- a CDS encoding CinA family protein — MIDQDILNKALACYKKIKESNFKIAIAESCSGGLLSFLFTTISGASTILDCAFVTYSNNSKSKILGVQEETLRNYGAVSKEVANEMARGTLLRSNANIAVAITGIAGPDGGSSCKPVGLVYISCMLSKINIDCKEYHFNYSDRNKIQVAAVDAALDFILDRIENA; from the coding sequence ATGATTGATCAAGATATACTAAATAAAGCTTTAGCATGTTACAAAAAAATTAAAGAAAGTAACTTTAAGATTGCTATTGCTGAGTCTTGCAGCGGTGGTCTTTTATCTTTTTTATTTACCACTATTTCTGGAGCATCAACAATATTAGATTGTGCATTTGTAACCTACTCTAATAATTCTAAAAGTAAGATTTTAGGTGTGCAGGAAGAAACATTAAGAAATTATGGTGCTGTTAGCAAGGAAGTAGCAAATGAAATGGCACGCGGTACTTTACTTAGATCAAATGCCAATATTGCAGTTGCAATTACTGGAATTGCAGGTCCAGATGGAGGATCAAGCTGTAAACCTGTAGGTTTGGTATATATAAGCTGTATGCTTTCCAAAATTAATATTGATTGCAAAGAATATCACTTTAATTACAGTGATCGCAATAAAATACAAGTTGCAGCTGTAGATGCTGCTTTAGACTTTATTTTAGATAGAATTGAAAATGCCTAA
- the gltX gene encoding glutamate--tRNA ligase, with translation MPKVITRFAPSPTGFLHIGGARTALFNWLYAKRNNGQFLLRIEDTDQKRSTKEAIDAIIKGLSWLDIDYDGEVIFQSQRIERHIEAANHLVKIGKAYYCFCPPNNTEERELKTKPYRHKCTNSPASCNTPAIRFKVPSDGEIAFNDNVYGTMKIDNAQLDDIVILRSDMTPTYIFAVVVDDHDMGITQIIRGSDHLTNTFKQLLIYQAFGFNPPNFAHVPLIHDENGHKLSKRHNALSVVEYEKMGILPKAMRNYLLRLGWGHNNDEIISNEQAVKIFNLQGIGRSPARLDFKKLEHLNSYYINNMSNEQLLNMLIPILEKEVKNRITERHKNYLLQGLTELKKRANSLISLAKSALFYVESPPIIADEHAYEVIKSNLDSIGLLASFLSEIIDQNWNRDTISIEIKEFTNLHNIQISEIYKILRASIVGTINSPSIIDIMVILNKDECLFRLKSILKQLEPVQNSNVK, from the coding sequence ATGCCTAAAGTTATCACACGTTTTGCTCCTTCCCCGACAGGTTTTTTGCATATTGGTGGAGCACGTACTGCTTTGTTTAACTGGTTATACGCAAAGCGCAATAATGGTCAATTCTTATTGAGAATAGAGGACACAGATCAAAAAAGATCAACCAAAGAAGCAATAGATGCAATAATTAAGGGTCTTTCTTGGCTTGACATAGATTACGATGGAGAAGTTATATTTCAATCGCAAAGAATAGAGAGACATATAGAAGCAGCTAACCATTTAGTTAAAATTGGTAAAGCTTATTACTGCTTTTGTCCCCCTAATAATACTGAAGAACGAGAATTAAAGACAAAACCTTATAGACATAAATGTACAAATAGTCCAGCGTCTTGTAACACTCCGGCAATACGCTTTAAGGTTCCATCAGATGGGGAAATTGCTTTTAATGATAATGTATATGGCACAATGAAAATTGATAATGCACAACTTGATGATATAGTAATTCTACGTTCAGATATGACTCCAACCTATATTTTTGCTGTTGTCGTTGATGATCATGATATGGGGATCACGCAAATAATTAGGGGTTCTGATCATTTAACTAATACTTTTAAGCAGTTACTGATATATCAAGCGTTTGGCTTTAATCCTCCTAATTTTGCACATGTTCCACTTATTCATGATGAAAACGGTCACAAATTATCTAAAAGGCATAATGCTTTAAGTGTAGTTGAATATGAAAAAATGGGTATATTGCCGAAAGCAATGCGCAACTATCTTTTAAGGCTTGGTTGGGGCCATAATAATGATGAGATTATAAGTAATGAGCAAGCAGTTAAGATATTTAATTTACAAGGAATTGGACGTTCACCTGCACGTTTAGATTTTAAAAAACTTGAGCATCTCAATAGTTATTATATTAATAATATGAGTAATGAACAGCTTCTCAATATGCTTATTCCAATTTTAGAAAAAGAAGTTAAGAACAGAATAACTGAAAGGCATAAAAATTACTTATTGCAAGGGCTTACAGAACTAAAAAAAAGAGCTAATTCTTTGATTAGTTTAGCTAAATCAGCTCTCTTTTATGTTGAAAGTCCTCCAATTATTGCTGATGAACATGCATATGAAGTTATAAAATCTAACCTTGACAGTATTGGTTTGTTAGCATCTTTCTTATCAGAAATTATTGATCAAAATTGGAATAGAGATACAATCTCCATAGAAATTAAAGAGTTTACAAATTTACATAACATACAAATAAGTGAGATTTATAAGATTTTACGTGCTTCAATTGTAGGAACAATAAATTCACCAAGTATTATTGATATAATGGTAATACTTAATAAAGATGAATGTCTTTTTAGATTAAAATCAATATTAAAACAGTTAGAGCCAGTACAAAATAGCAACGTTAAATGA
- a CDS encoding efflux RND transporter periplasmic adaptor subunit translates to MNNNTKFYAQLRDLLIRLKALKLKYKIALSILILSILWFSSGLFYSNNVIEKGNNITETVQVKLVESKAQEETIYLSFTGTVDMHQFINVVPEINGKVVDIYVSSGNKVNKGDAILKLKEYDYIEQYERAKALVKQYEAEYQASESLNEKGYRSQTQAEAAFAAVQSAKADLKRAQINLENTTVVAPLSGYVDKIVVGKGDFITTSKPITTIINFDEVIIAVHVSEKDVNKIKLGNTAKINLANSYQTEGEVSFISKVISPATRTYRIEVTIPKNNYEMFITKGMIADVQLAVGTVIAHKVPASTLILNDDGIIGVKIVENDNTVSFLPVEIIDQDNILIFGLPKDIKLITSGHYFVNDGEKIHVG, encoded by the coding sequence ATGAACAATAACACTAAATTTTACGCTCAATTGCGAGATCTACTTATTAGGTTAAAAGCTTTAAAATTAAAATATAAAATAGCGTTATCAATATTGATCCTTTCCATATTATGGTTTAGTAGCGGTTTGTTTTATAGCAATAACGTAATAGAAAAAGGTAATAACATCACAGAAACAGTACAAGTTAAGCTAGTGGAGTCAAAAGCACAAGAGGAAACGATATATTTATCTTTTACTGGAACAGTAGATATGCATCAATTCATAAATGTTGTACCAGAAATCAACGGAAAAGTTGTTGATATTTATGTTTCAAGTGGAAATAAAGTAAATAAGGGAGACGCTATTTTAAAATTAAAAGAGTATGATTACATAGAGCAGTACGAAAGAGCTAAAGCTCTTGTAAAACAATATGAAGCTGAATATCAAGCCTCTGAATCTCTAAATGAAAAGGGTTATAGATCTCAAACTCAAGCTGAAGCAGCCTTTGCTGCTGTGCAAAGTGCTAAAGCTGACCTAAAAAGAGCACAGATAAATTTAGAAAATACAACTGTTGTAGCACCTTTATCTGGCTACGTTGATAAGATCGTAGTTGGAAAAGGAGATTTTATAACTACTAGCAAACCTATCACTACTATTATTAATTTTGATGAAGTTATTATTGCAGTACATGTGTCGGAGAAAGATGTAAACAAAATAAAATTGGGAAATACTGCCAAGATAAACTTAGCAAATAGTTATCAGACTGAAGGAGAAGTAAGTTTTATAAGTAAGGTAATAAGTCCAGCAACTAGGACTTATAGAATAGAGGTAACAATTCCAAAAAACAATTATGAAATGTTTATTACTAAAGGCATGATAGCAGACGTTCAGTTAGCGGTGGGTACAGTAATTGCGCACAAAGTACCTGCTTCAACTTTGATTTTAAATGATGATGGTATTATTGGCGTTAAAATTGTTGAAAATGATAATACTGTTTCTTTCTTACCCGTAGAAATTATAGATCAAGATAATATATTAATTTTTGGCCTTCCTAAGGATATAAAATTAATTACTTCAGGGCATTACTTTGTTAATGATGGAGAAAAAATACATGTAGGTTGA
- the coaD gene encoding pantetheine-phosphate adenylyltransferase yields the protein MTIKIGVYPGTFDPITFGHVDIIKRAYNLVDKLIIGVACDVKKDMIFSANARAEMVREEIKLLNIKAEVIIFNGLLIYFAQKQNASVIIRGLRAVSDFDYEFQMSWINYKLSPKIETIFLPAAEDTQFISSSFVKEIARLNGDVSKFVSKNVKEQLLNFYYK from the coding sequence ATGACGATAAAGATAGGTGTGTATCCTGGTACTTTTGATCCAATTACTTTTGGTCATGTTGATATAATTAAGAGGGCATATAATTTAGTTGACAAGTTGATCATTGGTGTAGCTTGTGACGTTAAGAAAGACATGATTTTTTCTGCTAATGCGCGAGCAGAGATGGTACGAGAAGAAATTAAATTACTCAATATAAAAGCCGAAGTGATAATATTTAATGGATTATTGATATATTTTGCTCAAAAGCAGAACGCTTCAGTGATAATTAGAGGTTTAAGGGCAGTATCGGATTTTGATTATGAATTTCAAATGAGCTGGATAAATTATAAACTATCTCCTAAAATTGAAACAATATTTTTACCTGCTGCTGAGGATACTCAGTTTATCTCTTCAAGTTTCGTTAAAGAAATTGCAAGACTGAATGGAGATGTAAGTAAGTTTGTTTCGAAAAATGTGAAAGAACAACTTTTAAATTTTTATTATAAATAA
- a CDS encoding glutamine amidotransferase-related protein — MRIFINILTLLFLLKFNFAIAEVRDFPNKDCDITVGLLRTEKETYDHEWASSDKICEMLVSMGAHVILIDYNKLFSKAKEEALSETKDDVIHAEQLESKKIKEVVKDFIKDSKINRILLPGNYYNLDSDPLPPTPNRQLVTKAIVQIVDENPNISLLSICGGLQGIMHAKGIEIISMKKLHKIQESKKSYHNDRRLNKLKIAPESRLSSMVSRFAQPDEDGWFAIYFPDAHGEMINNSDENIEKLQSLGYKVIGLSDDDVIEAIEDKHGNIHFQGHPESLILRSKRYYSENYKKREIATLITMAIINDFLYRKCEAII; from the coding sequence ATGAGAATTTTTATAAATATATTAACGTTGCTATTTTTGCTTAAATTTAACTTTGCTATTGCAGAAGTAAGAGATTTTCCTAACAAAGACTGTGATATTACTGTTGGCTTACTGAGAACGGAAAAAGAAACTTATGACCATGAATGGGCATCTTCTGATAAAATATGTGAGATGCTTGTTAGTATGGGTGCACATGTTATATTAATTGATTACAATAAACTTTTCAGTAAAGCAAAGGAAGAAGCATTATCTGAAACTAAGGATGATGTGATACATGCAGAACAATTAGAATCTAAGAAAATAAAAGAAGTAGTTAAGGATTTTATTAAGGATAGCAAAATAAATAGAATATTATTACCAGGAAATTATTATAATCTTGATTCTGATCCTTTACCTCCTACCCCAAATCGTCAATTAGTGACTAAAGCAATCGTACAAATCGTAGATGAAAATCCCAATATCAGCCTGCTTTCTATTTGTGGGGGGCTGCAGGGAATTATGCATGCAAAAGGGATTGAGATAATCAGCATGAAAAAGCTGCATAAGATTCAAGAGAGCAAAAAATCTTATCATAACGATCGCCGTCTTAATAAGTTAAAGATAGCACCGGAAAGTAGATTGTCATCAATGGTATCACGCTTTGCACAACCTGATGAAGATGGTTGGTTTGCTATTTATTTCCCTGACGCTCATGGAGAGATGATTAATAACAGTGATGAGAATATTGAAAAGTTACAATCACTCGGTTATAAAGTTATAGGGCTTTCTGATGATGATGTCATTGAAGCAATTGAAGATAAGCATGGCAATATTCACTTTCAAGGACATCCAGAATCTCTTATTTTAAGGTCTAAGCGTTACTATTCTGAGAATTACAAAAAAAGGGAAATAGCAACTTTAATAACCATGGCTATAATTAATGACTTCTTATATCGTAAATGTGAAGCTATTATATAA
- the purE gene encoding 5-(carboxyamino)imidazole ribonucleotide mutase: MTAEVAIIMGSESDFTTMENSLTVLKELQISYAIRIISAHRTPDRLFDFAKSAEKEGFKVIIAGAGGAAHLPGMTAALTHLPVIGVPIQSKHLNGIDSLLSITQMPKGVPVATMAIGSSGAFNAAIMAASILSISNNDIADKLKKWRDKRTNEVKKMPSSLMS; encoded by the coding sequence ATGACAGCAGAAGTAGCTATAATAATGGGCAGTGAGTCAGATTTTACAACAATGGAAAACTCATTAACTGTTTTAAAGGAATTACAGATATCGTACGCAATCCGTATAATATCTGCTCATAGAACGCCAGATAGGTTATTTGATTTCGCTAAATCTGCAGAAAAGGAAGGTTTCAAAGTGATTATAGCTGGAGCTGGTGGTGCAGCTCATTTGCCAGGAATGACAGCTGCACTAACTCATCTACCTGTTATAGGCGTGCCAATTCAGAGCAAGCATTTAAATGGTATAGATAGTTTGCTCTCTATCACACAAATGCCCAAAGGAGTTCCTGTCGCAACTATGGCAATAGGCAGCAGTGGAGCATTCAACGCTGCTATTATGGCTGCATCCATATTATCTATCAGCAATAATGATATTGCTGATAAATTAAAAAAATGGCGAGATAAACGAACTAATGAAGTAAAAAAAATGCCTTCTTCATTGATGTCTTGA